One genomic window of Elaeis guineensis isolate ETL-2024a chromosome 2, EG11, whole genome shotgun sequence includes the following:
- the LOC105053441 gene encoding protein NRT1/ PTR FAMILY 2.11 translates to MAGEKPQEIEKLENGTAPEPEIKYSGWKAMPYVIGNETFEKLGTIGTSANLLVYLTTVFHLNSVAAATLLNVFNGTTNLTPLLGAFLSDTYLGRYVTLGFASVSSLLGMFVLTLTAAISKLHPPQCDKSQKCVGPSSGQLAVLFCSFLLLIIGAGGIRPCNLAFGADQFNPYTESGRKGINSFFNWYYFTFTTAMMISSTIIIYIQSNISWALGLAIPTFLMFFSCAFFFLGTRLYVKVKPEGSPFTDIAQVLAVAVKKRGLKQPDDPKTSLFNPPHLSSLVTKLPYSDQFKFLDKAAIITPVDEIKPDGHAANPWRLCSLQQVEQVKCLVRIIPIWATGIILHISIIQETTFIVFQALQADRHFGKSKFEIPAASFNVFAMLALTIWIPIYDRIVLPWLRRITGKEGGFTLLQRMGIGIFLSIVAMVVSGLVEERRRSYAIHRPTLGVVSSSGAISSLSSFWLVPQLVILGFAEAFNVIGQVEFYYKQFPENMRSIAGGLLFCGLACANYLSGFMVTIVHRTTGHNGRDNWLASDLNKARLDYFYYLIALIGVIDLMVFIVLARWYRYKGLEDRSETAMEKTKSEHSPI, encoded by the exons ATGGCAGGAGAGAAGCCACAAGAAATAGAGAAACTAGAGAATGGCACAGCACCGGAGCCAGAAATCAAGTATAGCGGATGGAAAGCCATGCCATATGTCATAG GGAATGAGACATTCGAGAAGTTGGGGACCATCGGCACGTCGGCGAACCTGTTGGTCTACCTCACCACCGTCTTCCACTTGAACAGTGTTGCTGCGGCCACCCTCCTCAATGTTTTCAATGGGACTACCAACTTGACTCCCCTTCTTGGGGCCTTTCTCTCGGACACCTATTTGGGCCGCTACGTTACCTTGGGATTTGCTTCTGTTTCTTCACTATTG GGCATGTTTGTGCTCACTCTTACTGCTGCAATCTCCAAGCTGCACCCTCCACAGTGTGACAAAAGCCAAAAATGTGTAGGCCCATCATCAGGGCAGCTTGCGGTCCTCTTCTGCAGCTTTCTTCTGTTAATCATTGGAGCAGGAGGCATTCGGCCATGCAACCTAGCCTTTGGTGCAGACCAATTCAACCCTTATACGGAGTCTGGAAGGAAGGGTATCAATAGCTTCTTCAATTGGTACTATTTCACCTTTACAACGGCCATGATGATCTCCTCCACCATCATCATCTATATACAAAGCAACATCAGCTGGGCTCTGGGTCTTGCCATTCCCACCTTCCTCATGTTCTTCTCCTGCGCTTTCTTCTTTCTTGGGACCAGACTCTATGTGAAAGTGAAGCCCGAGGGGAGTCCCTTCACCGACATTGCCCAGGTCTTGGCAGTGGCAGTTAAAAAACGAGGGCTAAAGCAACCTGATGATCCAAAGACATCTCTCTTCAATCCTCCACATCTTAGTTCTCTTGTCACCAAGCTTCCATACAGTGACCAATTCAA ATTTCTTGACAAGGCTGCGATCATTACTCCTGTTGATGAAATCAAACCAGATGGCCATGCTGCAAATCCATGGAGACTATGTAGTCTCCAACAAGTTGAGCAGGTAAAATGTCTGGTAAGAATCATTCCTATATGGGCTACAGGCATCATCCTCCATATTTCAATTATCCAAGAAACGACTTTCATCGTCTTTCAAGCCCTTCAAGCTGATAGACATTTTGGAAAGAGCAAATTTGAGATACCAGCTGCTTCTTTCAATGTATTCGCCATGTTAGCCTTAACAATTTGGATACCTATTTATGATCGCATTGTACTCCCATGGCTTCGAAGAATTACTGGTAAAGAAGGTGGATTTACGTTACTCCAGAGGATGGGAATTGGAATTTTTCTATCAATAGTCGCCATGGTTGTCTCTGGATTGGTCGAAGAGCGAAGGAGGAGTTACGCCATTCACCGGCCAACCCTTGGGGTGGTGTCGAGTAGTGGTGCGATATCGTCGTTGTCTAGCTTCTGGTTGGTACCTCAGTTAGTGATTTTGGGCTTCGCTGAGGCTTTTAATGTTATCGGTCAGGTTGAATTTTACTACAAACAATTTCCAGAAAATATGAGAAGTATCGCTGGGGGTTTGCTCTTCTGTGGGCTAGCATGTGCTAATTACTTGAGTGGTTTCATGGTGACGATTGTTCATCGAACTACTGGTCACAATGGGAGAGATAATTGGTTAGCTAGTGACCTAAACAAGGCAAGATTGGACTATTTCTATTACCTGATTGCTTTAATCGGAGTTATTGACTTAATGGTTTTTATTGTTTTGGCCAGATGGTATAGATACAAAGGTTTAGAAGATCGTTCTGAAACTGCCATGGAGAAAACCAAATCAGAACATTCTCCTATTTAA